In Scomber japonicus isolate fScoJap1 chromosome 7, fScoJap1.pri, whole genome shotgun sequence, one genomic interval encodes:
- the LOC128361973 gene encoding putative claudin-24 yields MDTCACALELLGMLLYVGAWLCALATTILPQWLTMSTALLPIESYELGLWETCVVQDVGGMECRSYDSLLGLSSDLKLARILMCASLAVGLLGILVTIPGLHLINSCRGNRGNRTKRSLTTMGGVLGMVSGVLCLIPVSYMAHLAVIHFFDDKVPEVVPRWEFGDALFCGWAGGFLLIVAGLILVTSCLCSQEEPQPAMQRRYQVMSTDASLKKRLEYV; encoded by the coding sequence atggacaCATGCGCCTGCGCTTTGGAGCTGCTGGGGATGCTGTTGTATGTCGGAGCGTGGCTGTGCGCTTTAGCCACCACTATCTTACCACAGTGGCTGACCATGTCCACTGCGCTGCTGCCAATAGAGAGTTACGAGCTGGGCCTGTGGGAGACATGCGTGGTGCAGGATGTCGGGGGTATGGAGTGCAGATCGTATGACAGCCTGCTGGGCCTTTCCAGTGACCTCAAGCTGGCTCGCATCCTCATGTGTGCCTCCCTCGCAGTGGGCTTGCTGGGAATCCTGGTGACTATACCTGGACTTCACCTGATCAACAGCTGTAGAGGGAACAGAGGCAATCGAACCAAGAGGTCTTTAACCACCATGGGAGGGGTGCTGGGAATGGTCTCTGGAGTGCTGTGTCTGATCCCCGTTTCCTACATGGCCCATTTAGCCGTGATACATTTCTTTGACGATAAAGTACCTGAGGTGGTGCCACGATGGGAGTTTGGAGATGCCTTGTTCTGCGGCTGGGCAGGAGGATTTCTGCTTATAGTGGCCGGGTTGATCTTGGTCACTTCTTGCTTATGTTCACAAGAGGAGCCTCAGCCTGC